One window from the genome of Streptomyces sp. NBC_01476 encodes:
- a CDS encoding YihY/virulence factor BrkB family protein, with the protein MAQRWVPGDRTAPAEGPASERPAEAPTGLAGRTWRAAIGRTVKEFKADNLSDWAAGLTYYGVLAIFPALLALVSILGLLGSSSIQPLIDNLAPLAPGAARDVITNALKQLERNQGQAVSALVLGILLALWSASGYIAAFMRASNAVYDIGEGRPVWKTLPVRLGVTVAVVLLLAAIAVGVVFTGTLADRTGQLLGIGHTGVTVWNYAKWPVLVILFALVIALLYWAAPNVRRGFSWVTPGSFVAVLIWIVISALFALYVGHFSSYNRTYGSLAAVIIFLMWLWLSNTAILLGLEFNAELERGRAIETGHPADEEPYAEPRDTRKL; encoded by the coding sequence GTGGCACAGCGCTGGGTACCGGGCGACCGCACCGCTCCGGCCGAAGGACCCGCATCGGAGCGACCCGCCGAGGCGCCGACCGGTCTTGCCGGGCGGACATGGCGCGCCGCCATCGGACGTACCGTCAAGGAGTTCAAGGCTGACAACCTGTCGGACTGGGCGGCCGGCCTGACCTACTACGGAGTGCTGGCGATCTTTCCCGCACTGCTCGCCCTGGTCTCGATCCTGGGACTGCTGGGGAGTTCCAGCATCCAGCCGCTGATCGACAACCTGGCCCCACTCGCGCCCGGCGCCGCCCGCGACGTCATCACCAACGCGCTCAAGCAACTGGAGCGGAATCAGGGCCAGGCCGTCAGCGCGCTGGTCCTCGGAATTCTGCTCGCCCTGTGGTCGGCCTCCGGCTACATCGCGGCTTTCATGCGTGCCTCGAACGCCGTGTACGACATCGGCGAGGGGCGACCGGTCTGGAAGACCCTGCCGGTCCGGCTGGGTGTCACCGTCGCCGTGGTACTGCTGCTGGCCGCCATCGCCGTCGGCGTGGTGTTCACCGGCACGCTCGCCGACCGGACCGGGCAACTGCTCGGCATCGGGCACACCGGCGTGACCGTGTGGAACTACGCCAAATGGCCGGTGCTGGTGATCCTGTTCGCCCTGGTCATCGCGCTTCTCTACTGGGCCGCACCCAACGTCAGACGCGGCTTCAGCTGGGTGACCCCGGGCAGCTTCGTCGCCGTACTCATCTGGATCGTCATCTCCGCGCTCTTCGCCCTCTACGTCGGGCACTTCTCCAGCTACAACCGGACCTACGGCAGCCTCGCCGCGGTGATCATCTTCCTGATGTGGCTGTGGCTCTCCAACACCGCCATCCTGCTGGGCCTGGAGTTCAACGCGGAACTCGAACGGGGCCGCGCCATCGAGACCGGCCACCCGGCGGACGAGGAGCCGTACGCCGAGCCCCGCGACACCCGCAAGCTGTGA
- a CDS encoding LysR family transcriptional regulator produces the protein MELRQLEYFVAVAEELNFTRAAERLHVVQSGVSATLKALERELGVPLLDRSSRRVALTDAGAALLPKARAALDAVEDARDAVGEVAGGLRGTLRIGTLTSIAVIDLPALLGRYHRLHPRVALRLTAAPSGSGGLAAALAEGALDLAFVSLPGQPPAGVRLRELASAPMDLVVPAGHRLAERTSVALTELAGEWFVDFPAGYGNRTVTDRAFAAAGLDRQVAIEITDIATAAAFVRQGLGIALLPRFIVPRRDDVRQLTVTGADLRWPLSLAVSRNRRLGAAAQALVAMATGAAAVDPAPPETPNR, from the coding sequence ATGGAGCTGAGGCAGCTGGAGTACTTCGTGGCCGTGGCCGAAGAACTCAACTTCACCCGGGCCGCCGAGCGCCTGCACGTGGTGCAGTCCGGGGTGTCCGCGACCTTGAAGGCGCTCGAAAGGGAACTCGGTGTCCCGCTGCTCGACCGCAGCTCACGGCGGGTGGCGCTGACCGACGCCGGGGCCGCGCTCCTGCCCAAGGCCCGGGCCGCGCTCGACGCCGTGGAGGACGCCCGCGACGCCGTCGGCGAGGTGGCCGGCGGCCTGCGGGGCACGCTGCGGATCGGCACGCTGACGTCGATCGCGGTGATCGACCTGCCGGCCCTTCTCGGGCGGTACCACCGCCTGCACCCGAGGGTGGCCCTGCGGCTGACGGCTGCCCCGTCCGGTTCGGGCGGGCTGGCCGCCGCACTGGCGGAAGGCGCGCTCGACCTCGCGTTCGTCTCCCTGCCGGGGCAGCCGCCGGCCGGAGTGCGCCTGCGGGAACTGGCCTCCGCCCCGATGGACCTGGTGGTGCCGGCCGGGCACCGGCTCGCCGAACGGACGTCGGTGGCACTGACGGAGCTGGCCGGGGAGTGGTTCGTGGATTTCCCGGCGGGCTACGGCAATCGCACCGTCACCGACCGCGCGTTCGCCGCGGCCGGGCTGGACCGGCAAGTGGCCATCGAGATCACCGACATCGCCACCGCAGCGGCCTTCGTCCGGCAGGGACTGGGCATCGCGCTGCTGCCGCGGTTCATCGTCCCCCGGCGCGACGACGTACGGCAGTTGACGGTGACCGGCGCGGATCTGCGCTGGCCCCTGTCACTGGCGGTGTCGCGGAACCGGCGGCTCGGCGCCGCGGCGCAGGCCCTGGTGGCGATGGCCACCGGCGCTGCCGCAGTGGACCCGGCACCGCCGGAGACGCCGAATCGCTGA
- a CDS encoding MFS transporter, whose translation MTTETTTDAKTGTTTGTTTGTATGTAQPRSAAARNAPPARGSRRHTIGFWLIAATFLTAMAFSTVPTPLYPLYQHRDGFSTFMITVVFAVYAVGVVVSLMLAGHISDGVGRKRVLLPALALEAVAAVLFLVWPALPGLIVARFVTGLGVGMITATATAHLHELHSGSRPGAGHGRFEVVSTAANIGGLGVGPLVAGFLAQFVTEPLRTPYAVFAILLLLGIAAVAAAPETVAELPQRPAWRPQTVSAPSGDRAGYLAAVVSGFSAFAVFGLFTSLAPAFVGGTLHHPSRLLAGVTVFLVFGAAALAQSATSRMTAGTRLATGLLGEAAGVVVLAMGMRESDLAAFLIGGALAGAGAGVLFKSAVGTVVRAAAPAQRGSALAGLFLISYLGLIVPAIGLGIATRSVPATTAMLWFTGALLVVMTAAALLARTARRTASKA comes from the coding sequence ATGACGACAGAGACGACGACAGACGCGAAGACCGGCACCACGACGGGCACCACGACGGGCACCGCGACCGGCACGGCGCAGCCCAGGTCCGCCGCGGCGCGGAACGCACCCCCCGCCCGCGGCTCCCGCCGGCACACCATCGGCTTCTGGCTCATCGCCGCCACCTTCCTGACCGCGATGGCCTTCTCGACCGTCCCGACCCCGCTCTACCCGCTCTACCAGCACCGTGACGGCTTCTCCACCTTCATGATCACCGTCGTCTTCGCTGTCTACGCGGTCGGCGTCGTCGTGAGCCTGATGCTGGCGGGCCACATCTCCGACGGGGTCGGCCGCAAGCGCGTCCTGCTACCGGCGCTGGCCCTCGAAGCCGTCGCCGCCGTGCTGTTCCTGGTCTGGCCCGCGCTGCCCGGCCTGATCGTGGCGCGGTTCGTGACCGGCCTGGGCGTCGGCATGATCACCGCCACGGCGACGGCCCACCTGCACGAACTGCACTCCGGCAGCCGGCCCGGTGCCGGACACGGCCGCTTCGAGGTGGTCTCGACGGCCGCGAACATCGGCGGTCTCGGGGTCGGCCCCCTGGTGGCCGGCTTCCTCGCCCAGTTCGTCACCGAACCGCTCCGCACCCCGTACGCGGTCTTCGCGATCCTGCTGCTGCTCGGTATCGCCGCCGTTGCCGCCGCACCCGAGACTGTCGCCGAACTGCCCCAGCGTCCCGCCTGGCGGCCGCAGACCGTCTCTGCTCCCTCCGGCGACCGCGCCGGCTACCTCGCCGCCGTCGTCAGCGGGTTCAGCGCCTTCGCGGTCTTCGGTCTCTTCACCTCTCTCGCCCCGGCTTTCGTGGGGGGCACCCTGCACCACCCGAGCCGCCTGCTCGCCGGCGTCACCGTGTTCCTGGTCTTCGGCGCCGCCGCGCTCGCCCAGTCCGCGACCAGCCGGATGACCGCCGGGACGCGCCTGGCCACCGGGCTCCTCGGCGAAGCCGCAGGGGTGGTCGTCCTGGCCATGGGTATGCGGGAGTCCGACCTGGCCGCGTTCCTGATCGGCGGCGCGCTGGCCGGCGCGGGTGCGGGTGTGCTCTTCAAGTCGGCGGTCGGCACGGTCGTCCGCGCCGCGGCCCCGGCGCAGCGCGGCTCCGCCCTGGCCGGGCTGTTCCTGATCTCCTACCTCGGGTTGATCGTCCCGGCCATCGGCCTCGGTATCGCGACCCGGTCCGTCCCGGCCACCACGGCGATGCTCTGGTTCACCGGCGCCCTCCTCGTCGTCATGACCGCGGCCGCGCTCCTCGCCCGCACGGCCCGCCGGACCGCGAGCAAGGCGTGA
- a CDS encoding PIN domain-containing protein translates to MSDGQVYLLDSEGLSQWVRGDRRMGLRLKDADRSDIPVVTTSMTLVEAYHAKLHRPVWRRALSRLRVEPITEQIANAAIDLLQDAGLHGHKYAIDAALAAVALRQPGRVTIFTSDEDDMRKLCGDRVVLVKL, encoded by the coding sequence GTGAGCGACGGGCAGGTCTATTTGCTCGACAGTGAGGGCCTGTCCCAGTGGGTACGCGGCGACCGCCGCATGGGCCTGCGCCTCAAGGACGCCGACCGTTCGGACATCCCGGTGGTGACCACGTCGATGACACTCGTCGAGGCCTACCATGCCAAGCTGCACCGGCCTGTGTGGCGACGGGCGCTGTCGCGGCTGCGCGTCGAACCGATCACCGAGCAGATCGCCAATGCCGCAATCGACCTCCTTCAGGATGCCGGGCTTCACGGCCATAAATACGCGATCGACGCTGCTCTGGCCGCAGTGGCCCTACGGCAGCCCGGCCGGGTCACGATCTTCACCTCTGACGAGGACGACATGCGGAAGCTCTGCGGCGACCGCGTCGTCCTCGTCAAGCTCTGA
- a CDS encoding glycoside hydrolase family 76 protein: MKVFRTFLAAVVALTAATATAATAQAAVAPGAAAASICNAYCDTRDPALSPGDRTPVSSTLFSRTFTLHFDDADAMGWASVTGGSAGDEVWLDRSFDGGRTWSSGSKLGDTTIPAGSTGWRTLMYNVDDWNALGVGALRACGKAGDRPDITCTAWARTTWNAADRRRAAATALMMSFDRSTKLFGGKGWWTGANALTAIIDNIRDTGMPSYTYAVSQTYDANLGAQGGNFTNDYLDDTGWWGLAWVDAYDLTGDSRYLNTARADADHMQAYWDGTCGGGVWWNQSRGYKNAITNELFLQLNAALHNRIGGDTVYLGRAQSEWNWFRGSGMINGGNLINDGLTSGCANNGQQTWTYNQGVVLGGLTELYRATGDAGLLTTARTLAGASTVALSSGGVLREPGEGDSCTGDGPSFKGAYVRGLGRLNTQLSDHPYAATLTTWANSAYAHDRNALDQYGPHWAGGAGSSDYGCQQSVLDLLNAAD, translated from the coding sequence GTGAAAGTGTTCAGGACCTTCCTGGCCGCCGTCGTCGCCCTGACCGCGGCGACGGCGACCGCGGCGACCGCGCAGGCCGCTGTGGCCCCCGGCGCCGCAGCCGCCTCGATCTGCAACGCGTACTGCGACACCCGCGACCCCGCGCTCAGTCCCGGTGACCGCACGCCGGTCAGCAGCACCTTGTTCTCCCGCACGTTCACCCTGCACTTCGACGACGCCGACGCGATGGGGTGGGCCTCGGTGACCGGCGGCAGCGCCGGTGACGAGGTCTGGCTCGACCGGTCCTTCGACGGCGGCCGGACCTGGTCGTCAGGCAGCAAACTCGGCGACACCACGATCCCCGCGGGTTCCACCGGCTGGCGGACGCTGATGTACAACGTCGACGACTGGAACGCCCTCGGCGTCGGGGCGTTGCGCGCCTGCGGCAAGGCCGGCGACCGGCCCGACATCACCTGCACCGCGTGGGCGCGGACCACCTGGAACGCCGCCGACCGGCGGCGTGCCGCGGCCACCGCGCTGATGATGTCCTTCGACCGCTCCACCAAGCTCTTCGGCGGCAAGGGCTGGTGGACCGGCGCGAACGCGCTCACCGCGATCATCGACAACATCCGCGACACCGGCATGCCCAGTTACACCTACGCGGTCAGCCAGACGTACGACGCGAACCTCGGTGCCCAGGGCGGCAACTTCACCAACGACTATCTGGACGACACCGGTTGGTGGGGGCTGGCCTGGGTCGACGCCTATGACCTGACCGGCGACAGCCGCTACCTCAACACCGCCCGCGCCGACGCCGACCACATGCAGGCGTACTGGGACGGCACGTGCGGTGGCGGGGTGTGGTGGAACCAGAGCCGCGGCTACAAGAACGCCATCACCAACGAGCTGTTCCTCCAGCTCAACGCGGCGCTGCACAACCGGATCGGCGGGGACACCGTCTATCTGGGCCGCGCGCAGAGCGAGTGGAACTGGTTCCGCGGCAGCGGCATGATCAACGGCGGCAACCTGATCAACGACGGCCTGACCAGTGGGTGCGCCAACAACGGCCAGCAGACCTGGACGTACAACCAGGGCGTGGTGCTCGGCGGGCTCACCGAGCTCTACCGGGCGACCGGCGACGCGGGCCTGCTGACCACCGCCCGCACCCTCGCGGGTGCCTCCACGGTGGCGCTCTCCTCCGGCGGTGTGCTGCGCGAGCCCGGCGAGGGCGACAGTTGCACCGGCGACGGCCCCAGCTTCAAGGGCGCCTACGTCCGGGGGCTCGGCAGGCTCAACACCCAGCTCTCCGACCACCCTTACGCCGCGACCCTGACCACCTGGGCGAACTCCGCCTACGCCCACGACCGCAACGCCCTCGACCAGTACGGCCCGCACTGGGCCGGCGGCGCCGGGAGCAGCGACTACGGCTGCCAGCAGAGCGTGCTCGACCTCCTCAACGCCGCCGACTGA
- a CDS encoding ricin-type beta-trefoil lectin domain protein, with amino-acid sequence MLPHFARAPRPRRRRPLLAAGGCLALLSAFLVTGAAGAAAAPTSASAPTTAPAATPTAVTDGSARFEVLTPTLVRLEYAGDGAFQDGATFTAVNRSFTPPPYTTDVTSDGYREIKTSALTLRWKEGSGPFTSDNTTVTLTSTGVQGKPAFPSYCALGTACEGENALFTGRAAVNYDHSGYTGSGFVAGYEATGSGITQDVSQVPSSGAYRLQVRYSNAVGSTGTLSTRVNGAAGPKLTLPGTSSWDTWSTASATVQLAAGTDTLDLVQNADDTGRVNIDSIAVTPVATTAYPAARTDLTTTGYGAGPTDTLGGWSRSLDNPRTVPVPEHPGILNRHGWYLLDDTRTPLLSAGHTVTDRPSHARQPYQDGYLLGYGQDYKQGLTDLNSLAGGTDLLPQSAYGVWYSRYYAYSTADYENSLLPAFRSSDTPIDWLVVDTDWKSPTQWNGWNWNSALFPDPQAFLNWTKQQGLSVSMNIHPSINGDDPKFPAANSQAGGLTVDSGNTYRFDWSKPSQLAAYLGLHQPFEQQGVREWWLDYCGGCGGSTASDPHVAPDNLINQAYADEAAARGLRGFSFARIGGSEQGGDDSNYALGPWSERRTTLQFTGDTPATWDMLRFEVRFTADEAAAGLSNVSHDIGSFHGGHLADDLYVRWLQFGAFQPVDRLHSDHGDRLPWNYTGAATTAAEQALRLRESLVPYTYTLARQANTTGVPIVRPMYLDYPAQEAAYQAPGQYLYGDDVLVAPITTPDDAAGNGSASVWVPPGSWTDYFTGRTYTGPATVTITDPLGQFPVLIRGGGILTTRTDYTDNTSKPLTALTVNVAAGANGSFSLYSDAGEGAAYASGQSATSPLSWNEAARTLTIGAQSGSWPGAPASRSYTLRLSNSAAPTAVVVDGVQVPETDWSWNANRRTVTVTTAALPVAAAHTIALTGSATANPSSGEVIGAGGHCLDVRGGATADGTPMQLWDCDHTAAQQFTLQDGNSLRTLGKCVTASGGTGNGTPVALAACAGSAAQQWTHRTDGSLLNTASGRCLDVPDGTVTPGVVQLQLYDCNGSAAQSWKLPPGPLTGPGGLCADVVDGSPASATAVQLWSCNGTDAQRWSAPGDRSLRTFGKCLDTAGGGTGNGTPVQLWDCNGTGAQLWTGRSDGTLLNPQSGRCLDDSGNHQQPGDALQLYDCNGTAAQVFRLG; translated from the coding sequence ATGCTCCCCCACTTCGCCCGCGCACCGCGCCCCCGGCGCCGCCGGCCCCTGCTCGCCGCCGGCGGCTGCCTCGCCCTGCTGTCCGCCTTCCTCGTCACCGGCGCGGCCGGCGCCGCCGCCGCACCCACCTCCGCGTCCGCACCCACAACCGCACCCGCCGCCACACCCACCGCCGTCACCGACGGCAGCGCCCGCTTCGAGGTGCTCACCCCGACGCTGGTCCGGCTGGAGTACGCCGGGGACGGCGCCTTCCAGGACGGCGCCACCTTCACCGCCGTCAACCGCTCCTTCACACCGCCGCCGTACACCACGGACGTGACGTCCGACGGCTACCGGGAGATCAAGACCAGTGCGCTCACCCTGCGCTGGAAGGAGGGCAGCGGGCCCTTCACCTCGGACAACACGACGGTCACCCTCACCTCGACCGGTGTGCAGGGCAAGCCCGCGTTCCCCTCCTACTGCGCGCTCGGCACCGCCTGCGAGGGCGAGAACGCCCTGTTCACCGGCCGCGCCGCGGTCAATTACGACCACAGCGGCTACACCGGCTCCGGTTTCGTCGCCGGTTACGAGGCCACGGGAAGCGGCATCACCCAGGACGTCTCCCAGGTGCCGTCCAGCGGCGCCTACCGTCTCCAGGTCCGCTACTCCAACGCGGTGGGCAGCACCGGGACGCTCTCCACCCGGGTCAACGGCGCGGCCGGCCCCAAGCTGACGCTGCCCGGCACCTCCTCCTGGGACACCTGGAGCACCGCCTCCGCGACCGTCCAGCTCGCCGCGGGCACCGACACGCTCGACCTGGTGCAGAACGCCGACGACACCGGCCGTGTCAACATCGACAGCATCGCCGTGACCCCGGTGGCCACCACCGCCTATCCGGCCGCCCGCACCGACCTCACCACCACCGGCTACGGCGCCGGACCCACCGACACCCTCGGCGGGTGGTCGCGCAGCCTGGACAACCCGAGAACCGTGCCCGTACCCGAGCACCCCGGCATCCTGAACCGGCACGGCTGGTATCTGCTCGACGACACCCGCACCCCGCTGCTGAGCGCAGGACACACCGTCACCGATCGTCCGTCGCACGCCCGTCAGCCGTACCAGGACGGCTATCTCCTCGGCTACGGCCAGGACTACAAACAGGGCCTCACCGACCTCAACTCCCTTGCCGGCGGCACCGATCTGCTGCCGCAGTCCGCCTACGGCGTCTGGTACTCGCGCTATTACGCCTACTCCACCGCCGACTACGAGAACTCGCTGCTGCCGGCCTTCCGCAGCAGCGACACCCCGATCGACTGGCTGGTGGTGGACACCGACTGGAAGTCGCCCACCCAGTGGAACGGCTGGAACTGGAACTCCGCGCTCTTCCCCGACCCGCAGGCGTTCCTCAACTGGACGAAGCAGCAGGGGCTTTCGGTCTCGATGAACATCCACCCGAGCATCAACGGCGACGACCCGAAATTCCCGGCCGCCAACAGCCAGGCCGGGGGGCTCACCGTGGACAGCGGGAACACCTACCGCTTCGACTGGTCCAAGCCGTCCCAGCTCGCCGCCTATCTCGGCCTGCACCAGCCCTTCGAGCAGCAGGGTGTCCGCGAATGGTGGCTCGACTACTGCGGCGGGTGCGGCGGTTCGACCGCGAGCGACCCGCATGTGGCGCCGGACAACCTGATCAACCAGGCGTACGCGGACGAGGCGGCGGCCAGGGGCCTGCGCGGCTTCTCCTTCGCCCGGATCGGCGGCTCGGAACAGGGCGGCGACGACAGCAACTACGCCCTCGGCCCGTGGTCGGAGCGGCGCACCACCCTGCAGTTCACCGGCGACACCCCCGCCACCTGGGACATGCTCCGCTTCGAGGTGCGCTTCACCGCCGACGAGGCCGCGGCCGGCCTGTCCAATGTCAGCCATGACATCGGCAGCTTCCACGGCGGCCACCTGGCGGACGACCTGTACGTGCGCTGGCTCCAGTTCGGCGCCTTCCAGCCCGTCGACCGGCTGCACTCCGACCACGGCGACCGGCTGCCGTGGAACTACACCGGCGCCGCCACGACCGCGGCCGAGCAGGCGCTGCGGCTGCGCGAGTCCCTCGTCCCGTACACGTACACCCTGGCCCGGCAGGCGAACACCACCGGTGTGCCGATCGTCCGCCCGATGTATCTCGACTATCCCGCCCAGGAGGCGGCCTACCAGGCGCCGGGCCAGTACCTGTACGGCGACGACGTGCTCGTGGCGCCGATCACCACTCCCGACGACGCGGCGGGCAACGGCTCGGCGTCGGTGTGGGTGCCGCCCGGCAGCTGGACCGACTACTTCACCGGCCGCACCTACACCGGCCCGGCGACGGTGACGATCACCGACCCGCTCGGGCAGTTCCCGGTGCTCATCAGGGGCGGCGGCATCCTCACCACGCGCACCGACTACACCGACAACACGAGCAAGCCGCTGACCGCGCTCACCGTCAACGTGGCCGCGGGGGCGAACGGTTCGTTCTCGCTGTACTCCGACGCCGGGGAGGGAGCTGCTTACGCCTCCGGGCAGTCCGCGACCTCGCCGCTGTCCTGGAACGAGGCCGCCCGTACGCTCACCATCGGTGCGCAGAGCGGTAGTTGGCCCGGCGCGCCGGCCTCGCGCTCGTACACCCTGCGCCTGTCGAACTCCGCGGCGCCGACGGCCGTCGTGGTCGACGGCGTGCAGGTGCCCGAGACCGACTGGTCGTGGAACGCCAACCGCCGTACGGTCACCGTCACCACCGCGGCTCTGCCGGTGGCGGCTGCCCACACCATCGCCCTCACCGGCAGCGCGACCGCCAACCCGTCCTCCGGTGAGGTCATCGGCGCCGGCGGGCACTGCCTCGACGTGCGCGGCGGCGCGACCGCGGACGGGACGCCGATGCAGTTGTGGGACTGCGATCACACCGCGGCCCAGCAGTTCACCCTCCAGGACGGCAACTCCCTGCGCACGCTGGGGAAGTGCGTGACCGCCTCGGGCGGCACCGGCAACGGGACGCCGGTCGCCCTGGCCGCCTGCGCGGGTTCCGCCGCGCAGCAGTGGACCCACCGCACCGACGGCAGTCTGCTCAACACGGCCTCGGGCCGCTGCCTGGACGTGCCCGACGGCACCGTGACGCCCGGCGTGGTCCAACTCCAGCTCTACGACTGCAACGGCAGTGCCGCCCAGAGCTGGAAGCTGCCGCCCGGCCCGCTCACCGGCCCGGGCGGGCTCTGCGCCGACGTCGTCGACGGCTCGCCCGCGTCGGCGACCGCGGTCCAGTTGTGGTCGTGCAACGGCACGGACGCGCAGCGCTGGTCGGCTCCCGGCGACCGTTCGCTGCGCACCTTCGGCAAGTGCCTGGACACCGCGGGCGGCGGCACCGGCAACGGGACGCCCGTCCAGCTGTGGGACTGCAACGGCACCGGGGCACAGCTGTGGACCGGCCGCAGCGACGGGACGCTGCTCAATCCGCAGTCCGGCCGCTGCCTGGACGACAGCGGCAACCACCAGCAGCCCGGGGACGCGCTCCAGCTCTACGACTGCAACGGCACCGCCGCCCAGGTCTTCCGCCTGGGCTGA
- a CDS encoding S53 family peptidase codes for MQLRARLLGPGVAALAAIPLTVLGPAGASHAAAPAQATAHSCSTPKAGFASCKAILRTDVVSPAAKPVTPDATPSGYGPSSLQAAYNLPSATAGAGRTVAIVDAYDDPTAEADLAVYRSQFGLPACTTANGCFKKTDQNGGTNYPRKDGGWAQEISLDLDMVSAVCPNCHILLVEATSSSFANLGTAVNRAAATAGVVAISNSYGGSDASDTNYGSYYNHPGIAVTASSGDNGYGASYPASSHYVTAVGGTTLNTASTARGWAETAWSGAGSGCSSYNTALAGASSFGTGCAKRAEADVSAVANPATGVAVYDSTAYQGYVGWMVFGGTSVSSPVIASVYALAGNTGSIDNNYPYAHAGSLWDVTSGSNGSCPTTQWCTARTGWDGPTGLGTPNGTGAF; via the coding sequence ATGCAACTGCGCGCACGGCTTCTCGGTCCGGGTGTCGCGGCACTGGCGGCGATCCCGCTCACGGTGCTCGGCCCGGCGGGAGCCTCGCACGCCGCGGCGCCCGCCCAGGCGACCGCACACTCCTGCTCCACCCCCAAAGCCGGCTTCGCCTCCTGCAAGGCGATTCTCCGGACGGACGTCGTGTCCCCCGCGGCCAAACCGGTCACGCCGGACGCCACCCCGTCCGGCTACGGTCCCTCCAGCCTCCAGGCGGCGTACAACCTGCCCTCCGCCACGGCCGGCGCGGGCCGTACCGTCGCGATCGTCGACGCGTACGACGACCCGACGGCGGAAGCCGATCTGGCCGTCTACCGCAGCCAGTTCGGGCTCCCGGCCTGCACCACCGCCAATGGGTGCTTCAAGAAGACCGACCAGAACGGCGGTACCAACTACCCCCGTAAAGACGGCGGCTGGGCCCAGGAGATATCACTCGACCTCGACATGGTCTCCGCGGTCTGTCCCAACTGCCACATCCTGCTGGTCGAGGCCACCTCGTCCTCCTTCGCCAACCTCGGGACCGCGGTGAACCGCGCCGCGGCGACCGCCGGAGTGGTGGCGATCAGCAACAGTTACGGCGGTTCCGACGCCTCGGACACCAACTACGGCTCGTACTACAACCACCCGGGCATCGCCGTCACCGCCAGTTCAGGTGACAACGGGTACGGCGCGAGCTACCCCGCCTCCTCGCACTACGTCACCGCGGTCGGCGGCACCACGCTGAACACCGCCTCCACCGCACGGGGTTGGGCGGAGACAGCGTGGAGCGGCGCGGGCAGCGGCTGCTCCTCCTACAACACCGCGCTGGCCGGGGCATCCTCCTTCGGCACCGGATGCGCCAAGCGGGCGGAGGCGGATGTCTCCGCGGTCGCCAACCCCGCGACCGGCGTGGCCGTGTACGACAGCACCGCGTACCAGGGTTACGTCGGCTGGATGGTGTTCGGCGGCACCAGCGTGTCCTCCCCGGTCATCGCCTCGGTCTACGCACTGGCCGGCAACACCGGCTCGATCGACAACAACTACCCGTACGCCCACGCCGGTTCGCTGTGGGACGTGACCTCGGGCAGCAATGGCAGCTGCCCCACCACCCAGTGGTGCACCGCACGGACCGGATGGGACGGACCCACCGGCCTCGGCACACCGAACGGGACGGGCGCCTTCTGA
- a CDS encoding RNA polymerase sigma factor, protein MGKAVRRSERIDDGDLGEAVARARQGDEAAFAVVFRAVQPMLAGYLRGLVGDDADDIASETWHDIVRDLRAFRGDGMSFRGWAATIARHRALDHLRRTKVRPQTTELHEDTTRQVLVRDSESLALENLSTERAVALIASLPRDQAEAVLLRVVLGLNAPTAAKVLGKRPGAVRTAAHRGLKRLSERLSGAGEK, encoded by the coding sequence GTGGGCAAGGCGGTTCGCCGGAGCGAGCGCATCGACGACGGGGATCTGGGCGAGGCTGTCGCACGGGCCCGCCAGGGGGACGAGGCCGCTTTCGCGGTGGTCTTCCGGGCAGTCCAGCCCATGCTCGCCGGCTACCTGCGGGGCCTTGTCGGCGACGACGCGGACGACATCGCCTCGGAGACCTGGCACGACATCGTCCGGGACCTGCGCGCGTTCCGCGGTGACGGCATGTCCTTCCGCGGCTGGGCCGCGACGATCGCCCGTCACCGCGCGCTGGACCATCTGCGCCGGACCAAGGTCAGGCCGCAGACGACCGAACTTCACGAGGACACCACCAGACAGGTCCTCGTACGGGACTCGGAGAGCCTGGCGCTGGAGAACCTGTCCACCGAGCGGGCGGTGGCCCTGATCGCCTCGTTGCCACGGGACCAGGCCGAAGCCGTGCTGCTGCGCGTGGTGCTCGGGCTCAACGCGCCCACCGCGGCGAAAGTGCTGGGCAAACGGCCCGGCGCGGTGCGGACCGCCGCTCACCGCGGACTGAAACGCCTGTCGGAGCGCCTCAGCGGCGCCGGGGAGAAGTGA